The Thermodesulfobacteriota bacterium genome contains the following window.
TCGAGATTGCTTCAGCCGTGGGGAGCCAGGCCGTGGACAATATCGAGGGCCGGATAAAGATTCTTCCCCTGGTTGTGCAACTTGCGCCCCTTTTGGGGCTTCTTGGCACAGTTACCGGGATGATCCAGGCCTTTCAGGTAATTGAACACATCGGCGGCAAAGTAAACGCCATGGCCTTGGCCGGCGGTATCTGGGAAGCCATGCTTACCACGGCCTTCGGACTCTCTGTGGCCATTCCTACCGCCTTTTGTCACTTTGTCCTGGAAAGAAAAGTGGACAGCCTGGCAGGTGAGGTGGAAATGGCCGCCTCCCGGCTGTTAGCGACGGTTGAGGAAAGTCGGGAGTCGGCAGCGGCGCCGTAGGAGAAAAGGAACTGAAAAAACAGGATTGATGAAGTCGTAAAAGTCAAGGGTTGGACGGCACAGTAAAAAGCTCCAGTTGCAAGGCGCGCAAATAACAAGGGCAGTCAGCACTCAGCTATCAGCATTCAGCTTAATATATTGGCTCATCGTAAAAGAGTGCGGACAAATTTCTCTTAAAATAAGGCGTGCTTCTTATTATCCTCCTTTTAGTAAAGGGGGGCGAGGAGTAAAAAATACCCACTCGATTAGCTGATCGCTGAAAGCTGATGGCTGATGGCTATTTCGTAGCAAATGGACTTTTTACGAAGCCGCCAGGATTAAATGGAAAACAGATGCTGGTAAACATCCGCCGTACTCAAAAAAAATCCTTAGGGCTGGACATGGCTCCGCTGATAGACATGGTCTTTCTGCTCCTCATTTTCTTTATGCTGTCGGCCCATTTTATAGAGGAGACCGGGATCAGCCTCGAACTCCCCCAGTCAAAGGTGGCCGGGGCTTCCCGGCCCATCCCCCTTACAGTCTCGATCGACAGGCAAGGCCGGGTTTTTGTGGACGAGGTCGAAGTTGGCCTACGGGACCTGCGTCAGGCCTTACAGATGCGGCTGGCCGAAACCAGCAGGAAAGAGGTCGTGGTCAAGTCCGACCGGGATTGCCGGGTGCAGACCCTGATCTCGATCATGGACGAGATACGGCTGGCCGGCGCCCGCGGCCTGCTTCTTTCAGCGGAGGAAAAAGACCGGTGAGAAGGGCCGCTGACAACATACCTTATTTCTTTCTGGTCTCCTGCCTCTTACATGTCCTCTTTCTGTGGGGAATGGATCTCAAAAACAAGGTGTCGCCACATCGGTTGCCGGCCCCTGTCCTCCGTTTTGTATTTTCTGAGGTTACTGCGGCGGCCCCCGGTCATCCGGTAAGGGCGGCAAGTCAGGCCGGGAAGAGAACCGTTAAAAAGGATACAAAGGCAGCGCAGCCGCTTACGCCTAAAGAGACGGTACAGGCTGAGAAGCTGCCGCCGAAACAGACATCTGCTCCCGCAAATGAAGGCAGGATGGAAAATG
Protein-coding sequences here:
- a CDS encoding biopolymer transporter ExbD, with the protein product MADGYFVANGLFTKPPGLNGKQMLVNIRRTQKKSLGLDMAPLIDMVFLLLIFFMLSAHFIEETGISLELPQSKVAGASRPIPLTVSIDRQGRVFVDEVEVGLRDLRQALQMRLAETSRKEVVVKSDRDCRVQTLISIMDEIRLAGARGLLLSAEEKDR
- a CDS encoding MotA/TolQ/ExbB proton channel family protein; protein product: MIDYFFQGGVVMYPILFLSILALAIILERSFCLYRLARTPRVDLNTIVRAVNAGGGDSALSLVSGNRNPVAVVLTALILNLSEGKKRAELIEIASAVGSQAVDNIEGRIKILPLVVQLAPLLGLLGTVTGMIQAFQVIEHIGGKVNAMALAGGIWEAMLTTAFGLSVAIPTAFCHFVLERKVDSLAGEVEMAASRLLATVEESRESAAAP